Part of the Mycolicibacterium mageritense genome is shown below.
GAGAACTCGATGCCGACACGGCGAAGGCGCTGGCCCGGATGGTGCCGAACATGGCGCGCATGGCGATGCGGCACCCGCCCGCACGGGTGTCGTTGACCACGCCGGACGGCCGGACATTGGCGACCGTGGGCAGCGGCGCCGCGGTGACGGTCACCGGCGACCCCGGAGAGCTGCTGCTGTTCGCGGCGGGGCGGGAGCCCGCGCGCGTGACGTTCTCGGGCGACGACGACGCCGTCGCGGCCGTGCGGTCATCGCGGCGCGGGCTGTGAAACTTCTCTAGGGTGGCATCCGTGGACTTCCGCGTATTCGTCGAACCTCAGCAGGGCGCTACCTACTCTGATCAGCTCGCCGTCGCGCGGGCTGCCGAAGACCTGGGGTACTCCGCGTTTTTCAGATCCGATCACTACCTGGCCATGAGCGGTGACGGGCTGCCCGGTCCCACCGACTCGTGGGTCACGTTGGCAGGCATCGCCCGCGAAACATCGACGGTCCGGCTGGGCACCATGGTCACCTCCGCGACGTTCCGCCACCCGGGGCCGCTCGCGATCTCGGTCGCGCAGGTCGACGAGATGAGCGGGGGCCGTGTCGAATTGGGTATCGGGGCGGGTTGGTTCGAGGCTGAACACCAGGCCTACGCCATCCCGTTCCCGCCGCTGGGCGAGCGGTTCGACCGGCTGACCGAACAGCTGCGGATCCTCACCGGCCTGTGGTCGACGCCCGTCGGCCAGACCTTCGACTTCACCGGCAAGCACTACACCGTGGTCGACTCACCTGCCCTGCCCAAGCCCGCGCAGGCGAACCTGCCGATCATCATCGGTGGCGGCGGCCCCAAGCGCACACCCGCTCTGGCCGCCGAGTTCGCGGCCGAGTTCAACATCCCGTTCGTGCCGATCGACACCCTCAAGACGCAGTTCGAGCGGGTGGCCGCGGCGGTCGCCGACGCCGGCCGGCCCGCGGACTCGCTGACCTATTCGGCGGCGTTCGTGTTGTGCGTCGGCCGCGACGACGCCGAGATCGCCAAGCGCGCCGCCGCGATCAACCGTGAAGTCGACGAACTGCGCAGCAATTCACCACTGGTCGGGACCCCCGCCGAGGTCGTCGACAAACTCGGTCCGTTCGTCGAGGCCGGGGTGCAGCGGGCCTACCTGCAGTTGCTCGACATGTCCGACCTCGACCACCTGGAGCTGTTCGCCAGCGAGGTCATTCCCCAGTTGAGCTGACCCAGGCGAGGTTTGCAAGGACGAACCCGCACGTAGAACGCACTCACCGGCAGCGGCATTTCGGCCGGGATTAGGATCGGAGCCCGTGACCGCTGACGACGATGACCATGGGACTCCTGAGCAGCCCTGGCATCATTCGACGCCGGCGGTACTCGGTGCCAGCGTCGCCGCATTGGCAGTGATCGCGCTGGTGGTCTGGGGTGTGGTGGCGTTGACCGGCGAGGCCGACAAGCCACAGGACGCCCCGATCAACTTCGTCGACCCCACCTTCTCGTCGACGTCGACCAAGACCACGGCGTCGACCACCCCGACCATCACGAGCACCCGCCCGCCGCTCACCTCCGAGATCATGGGACCGGCCGACCCCTCGGCGGGATCGTCGACGCCACCGTCGGACTCCACGTCGGGCAGCACCACACCGAGCACCTCGCCGCCGTGGACGTCTCATGAGCTGCCGACCACGCGCGAAACCGAGAACGGGGACGCCACCACACAGACCCGCAACCGGCCCCGCACGAACGTGACACGCACGCTGTATCCCGCACCCGGCAACTGAGCCCGCCTACCATCGGTTCGCGTGGCAAACAACTACTCCGACGACGAGCCGACCGAGTACGCGCAGAGCTACGGCGACTACGGCGGGTACCAGCAAGAGCCCGCGGCACCGGCGCCGGAACCCGTTCCGTGGTACCGCAAACCGCCGGCGCTGATCGGCCTGGGTGCGCTCGGCGCGGTCATCCTGGCACTGGTCGTCTATGCGCTGGTCAGCCTGTTCTCTTCGGACGACACCACGCCCACGCCGGTGACCACCACGACCACGACGTCGTCGACCGCGGTGACGACGACGTCGGCCGCGCAGAACCCGGCACCGGTGCCGCCGCCGACGCAGACCGTCACCGAGACCACCGCACCCACTACGACGGAGACCACGCCGTCGACCACAACCACAACGACGACCACCTCCACCACGACGACCACGACGCCGCCGTCGACCAGCACCGTGACCGAAACAGAGACGATCACGGTTCCGGTGGAGCCGCCCGGCGAGAACTAGTGGACTATGCCGAGGATTCTGGTCAGCAGGTGGCTGTGATCCTCTGCTTAGTGCAAAACGCAACACGCCTACCGGACGCGGCCCTTCGAGAACCGCGCCACCCGCTCACGGCGACGGCGGAGTCGACGTCGCGGTAGCTTCGGGCTCCGGTTGCACGGTCGCGGTGTGCGTCGGCTCGGGGGCCTGCGTGGGCTCGGGCGCGTGGGTCGGCTCCGGCGCCTGGGTCGGCTCCGGCGCCTGGGTCGGCTCGGGCGCCTGCGTGGGCTCGGGGCTTGGAGTCGGCTTGGGCGTGGGTGTCTGCGCCGGCGGTTCGAACGTCGGAATCGGCAACTGCGGCAACGGGATTTGCGGTAGCGGGAACTGCGGGACCGGGAACTGCGGCACGGGCAGAGCCGGCGGTGGGGCCGCTGGGGGCGGCGCCGCGGGCGCGGGTGCCGGACGGGGCGCTGCGGGAACCGGACGCGGGGCTGCGGGCGCAGGCGCGGCCTGCTGTCGCTGCACCACCCGCGGCGCGGCCGCCGGGCGCGGGGCCGCCTGAGGTGCCGCCTGCGGCGCGGGAGCGGAATCCTGCACCACCACTGTCCGGGTCGGCGGCGCAGGTGCGACCTGCGCGAGCGGCGACTCGGCCGGCCGCGGGACCGCCGCGGTCGCCCCGGTTGCGCCTGGGGCGTCCATCCGGTCGGCGCGGGCCGAGAAAACCAAGCCGACCGTCCCGACCACGGCGAGGAACGCCGCGGCGTACACCAGCACACCACCGCGCCGGTACCACGGCTTGGTCACGGCGGCCGTCGGTTCGGGTGCGACGTCGGTGAACACGAACGCGGGGCGCGCGGCCTCTTCCGACACGGATTCCGGGACGTACTCGGCGATCTCGGCAACGTCGTCGGCCATCGACCACGCCACCGCGGCGGGCGCCACCGCGGAGGCCGCCACCGTCCCGGTCAGCGACGCGGGCGCCATGAGTGCCTGGCGGGTCGCGGTCTCATCCTCGCCGCGGCGCGCCAGCAGGCCTGCGCCGACGGCGGCGATCACCTGAGCCTGGGGCACGGTGGTGACCGGCATCCGGAACGTCTCCGAAAGGCGTTGCGTGACAATGGGCATGCGAGCTCCCCCGCCCACGGTGACCAAAGCCGCCAGCTGCGCGGGATGTATCCCGTTGCGGCGCAACAGGTCCAGCAGGGCGTCGAGCAGTCCGTTGAGCGGGCCGGACACCACGGACTCCAGTTCGGCACGCGTCAGCCGGATCGACCGCCCGGGCAACGATGTCGCACTCTGGTAGCTCAGTTGTTCCTTGGCGATGCGGCACTGCTCGCGCAGCTGCGACAGCGCGGCTACCGCGGCCGTGCCCGACGGTTCACTGTTCAGGTTGGCCAGCACGTGCCGCAGCAGTTCCTGGTCGATCAGGTCACCGGAGAATTCGTCGTAGCGCACGGTCTCCCCGATGGGCGCGAAGCCCGCGCCGGCGTCGGCGAGGGTCAGGTTGGTGCCGGTGGCACCGAAATCGCACAGGGCGACGACGCCACGGGCCGGCAGGCCCGGATGGGCCTGGATCGCGGTCAGCGCTGCCACGGCGTCGGAGACGAGCCGCACCCCCGGCACCGTGCGCCGGAGGGCGTCGAGTGCCGGGCGCTGCCAGTGGGCGGGTACCGCGAGCACGGTGGTGTCCGGGCGGCGGGCCGGGCTCGCCGCGCGCGTCATCGCCTCCACAGCTTCGGCCAGCAGGTACTCGCCGCGATACGCCGAGCCGTCGGCCGCCACGAGCGGCACCGGATCACCGACCCGATCCACGAAGTCGGTGATGACCAGGCCGCCACCCGAGGGGGCGCCGACCTCTGGCCTGCGATCCCCGAACAGGGTGAGGACAGCAGGGCGCACGACCGGCTCCCGATCGGCGACGGCCACCAGGTTGGTCGTCCCCACGGACAATCCCAGGCAACCACGCATACCTGTTATGTCGCCGGAGCGCCCCGATTCGTTAAGCGTCAGCGACCGCGAGCGCCGAATTCAGCAACCAACGCCTCGGCACTGCGCACCGCGGCCCGGCACGCGCGGGTGGTGAACGGGTCGTTGAGCGGGTGATCAGCGCGGCGACGCCAGCGCTGCGCCGCCGCGAACGCGGCGCGGGGACCGTCGTAAGGCTGGTCGGGCTGCAGCCCGAGGCGGCTCGCCGCATCGGTGCCGGACCCACCGATGATGCGGCGCAGCGACGCCATCTCGTCCTCGTTGAGCGTCGTGGGCCGTGACCGCAGTTGACTCAGCAGCCGCAACTCCTCGAACGCGTGCGTGTCGGCGAGCAGCGGATCGATGTCGGCGAGGATGTAGGGCGTCGCGTAGATGGGGTTGACCTGCACGAACTGCCGCAGCGACAGCAGCGCGGTGTGCGC
Proteins encoded:
- a CDS encoding Hsp70 family protein, giving the protein MGTTNLVAVADREPVVRPAVLTLFGDRRPEVGAPSGGGLVITDFVDRVGDPVPLVAADGSAYRGEYLLAEAVEAMTRAASPARRPDTTVLAVPAHWQRPALDALRRTVPGVRLVSDAVAALTAIQAHPGLPARGVVALCDFGATGTNLTLADAGAGFAPIGETVRYDEFSGDLIDQELLRHVLANLNSEPSGTAAVAALSQLREQCRIAKEQLSYQSATSLPGRSIRLTRAELESVVSGPLNGLLDALLDLLRRNGIHPAQLAALVTVGGGARMPIVTQRLSETFRMPVTTVPQAQVIAAVGAGLLARRGEDETATRQALMAPASLTGTVAASAVAPAAVAWSMADDVAEIAEYVPESVSEEAARPAFVFTDVAPEPTAAVTKPWYRRGGVLVYAAAFLAVVGTVGLVFSARADRMDAPGATGATAAVPRPAESPLAQVAPAPPTRTVVVQDSAPAPQAAPQAAPRPAAAPRVVQRQQAAPAPAAPRPVPAAPRPAPAPAAPPPAAPPPALPVPQFPVPQFPLPQIPLPQLPIPTFEPPAQTPTPKPTPSPEPTQAPEPTQAPEPTQAPEPTHAPEPTQAPEPTHTATVQPEPEATATSTPPSP
- a CDS encoding LLM class F420-dependent oxidoreductase, producing the protein MDFRVFVEPQQGATYSDQLAVARAAEDLGYSAFFRSDHYLAMSGDGLPGPTDSWVTLAGIARETSTVRLGTMVTSATFRHPGPLAISVAQVDEMSGGRVELGIGAGWFEAEHQAYAIPFPPLGERFDRLTEQLRILTGLWSTPVGQTFDFTGKHYTVVDSPALPKPAQANLPIIIGGGGPKRTPALAAEFAAEFNIPFVPIDTLKTQFERVAAAVADAGRPADSLTYSAAFVLCVGRDDAEIAKRAAAINREVDELRSNSPLVGTPAEVVDKLGPFVEAGVQRAYLQLLDMSDLDHLELFASEVIPQLS